The Silene latifolia isolate original U9 population chromosome 4, ASM4854445v1, whole genome shotgun sequence region tttagttgatgcatttttttgttgaatgaattgttgaatggatttatttatatatttttgcaatcggttgtaatttgtaatacctagtgtggccatagttaaattatgttttcgtaatgatggaaacataatttttaatgtaatttgagatctcgtatctccgttttggttttcttttatattatggttttgaaattagaatgtaaataggtttattatgtaattttaaattgtaatttttgagaagactaaagatggagattggattgctcactcccgctacatggatcaagatggaacatcaagacaagcttctcggatccaaggatggattccaaagttgtatttatgttcattttggtagataggccacactaggactttattttgttttacgttttaccgttcttattgcttttcattcacatgctagttagtgcatcattttccgcctaaaaccaaaccacctactaaaatgcatgaaaattgactcatatagattgaatgttagttttcattgacatacatatgtcactcagtttaagccatcaccttagtttattcattcacgcatgctagatattagttcacttaaaatgaattaaaataaagttgatgggatcttcctctaaaacggaaattgagactagtctatataagggcaaacaactatgaatcccttcttcgtcggtaggcataatatgaccccttctacgttgggtaagtagtttgtgttgacttagtttatctcaacattatagtccgaagagtttatcgtgattatgatggactaaagatagaatttacagaaatttacaGAAACCTACTCAACGAGGACTTGGACTTTATCTGACAAAAGGTTAAACTTGTGGTTCGATTTAGACAACTATTCGACTCAGACTCGGGATTCTAACGGGACTGACAACATTACGGCTCGATTCCAAACCGGACTGGGTATCACTTGACCTGTGATTGGACCGTGCTGGGCCCATGAGTTTCGTGGAAATGCCTAAAGTGGCCTAGCTAAGACCTTTCTCGTGATTTGAGTTGGACAAACATGACTCGAACCCAAAacgtgagcttgggtgacccgaATGGATTGTGTCCTAGACTCTTGTGGTCTGACAACGGTTAACCTTACATGGTCAGGACACTACTCAAGACTCGATACAAATCATGCTCGGTTATGGCTCGGGAATATAAttggattgatttgaaaatggatATTTGAAAAGCATATCAGCTAAAAAAAcatcattttgggccgaaattctaaGCTTATTTTGATAGAGTTTTGCTTCGGAAATGTTATTTTTTTAAAAGATAGCAAGTTCCAAAGTTCGGGATTGAAAATGGAGTTGAGATTTTTTTGAAAATGATGGGCTAAAATTGGACAAAattttgagaatttctttttggcTAAAATCGGACAAAATTTTCGTGGGCGGAACCACCTTGACCTTTAAGTCGGGCATAGTGGGCGACATTTTCCTACCTTGAGATCGACTCAAGAGGGAAAATTGTCCTCCTAAAGGCTCGTTGGTTTATGCATGCCAAACAAAAAAAACATGTGCTAGATAATCCAAATAACCATCATTTTCCTTTTCGAGTTTCAAACTTGATACAAATTTGAATAGCATGGATGAGCTGGTTGTGGATGTCGATATAGACAGCCCTGTGGACTGTTCGAAGGCTGGTTCAAGTGTTAACGCAAGAGCTCAAATAATCGGTCAAGACTAGACAACACAATTAATGGAAGAATAAATGGGGATTTATTTCAGCATTTAAGTAAATTTATATGAGCAATTAAGTTAGATTTATTTTAGCATTGTATTCTTTTTTTTAGCTGTTTTAATTGGTAAGTTTTAGCCTAGTCAAAGTAAAGGGGCTTAATTAGGTAGTTTATTACCACTTTATGGCAGCCGTTTTAGGCGTGTAATCTTGGCTATTTATAGCCTTGGTTTCCTTTGCATTATGACCCAAGAAATAAGATTAAGAATGATAGTGAATAAGAAAATTGAAGTTGTTGCTTTACTGTGTATGCAAGTTTTGTAAACATAAGGTCGACGCGCTTTCGTTCCGaatttgttattgtttgacgcgtttcagGCATTAATCCGAGTTATAATctataggtcttgattatagttcaccattggttgagtaataggtctagctcaagcaaatatcccatgggttcgatttattcacatatttcgaaacaaatttcTTTGTTACTTTGTTTTCGTTTACAAATAAAAAACTCAACGGACAGTCTCAAAGACTGTTACTTTTGATTAAATTCATTCCAGAATCGATATTCAGACAGTTCTAGCGACTGTCCAGTTTAGATAATTCCGCTGCAAACTCACGAGTTCTATTCTTTTGAATCTAACTCGTATGAGTCGCCAAATTGGGGACAAGGGAAATTCATCCACGCAATGTTTCTTTTCAAAAAAACATTTTACATTTCgaaagagtcgccactaaatttttaaatggaatttagaaaaccaattttagagattttATATTCGTGTGAGATTACATGTTAGGAAGTTTAAATAATTTCATTAGAaaaacacccaaccccgcccgttacaataacggtctctactaatgGAAAAGGATGGCTATTTTGGTTATGAGCACATGTGAGAAATGCAACCATTGTGTTAATTCTTAACATGTGAATTGAGTTTCTAAGtcgatttaatgcaaacaaattTGTCAAGTTATTTTAGCATGTGAGTTCATTCGAAAATAGAGAACGCAAACAAAGAGAGGGATAGAAAGGCTTACTCTTACCATAATATAGAAGAGCAAACGTTGGAGATTAGTGCATAAATCAAACTTATGACACATGACACAAGACACAGCTTTAGGCCTCGAAATTCGTGCCAAAAGAAGGACGACTCACGGCCTAGAGCTCGGCCTTGGGTCGTTCCCTGTAATGCGTGCACATAGCTCAATTTTATAGAATTAGATATTATCCGAGTCTAACTAATTAAAGTCAAGGTTTTATTAAAAACATTTGACTCGAAAATTAAACAAGTTAAAACCAACCAAATCTAAGCCagccaaatttatttataaaacgagTTAAACAAAATAAATACGATATATTAATTAAATCGAATTCAAAATGCTAACAAAATAATAACGACCACAGTTTACGAAAATAGGATTGTCAAAAATTGaagttaaaagaaaaaaaaacgagaaaataGAGGAGGAAAGCCGTGTGCTCATGCTTGGTTCCCAAGGCAAATCTTGCGTCAAAAATCATCCATTTTTAGTCATCGAGTGTAAACGGAAAGAAGATAAGCAAGCACTTCCGTACTAGCGAGAATTAGGGAGAGAGAAGAGATGGATTCAATTAGAATTAGAGAAGTTGTAAATTTCATTTacatgttaattagttcattttATGTCCTAAAATGTCTAGTGAATTGGATATTTTATAATTTGAAATAAATCGCCGATTTAGTCATATTATTTAGCAAGTCTTGCCTCGAGAATCGTATCATGATTTAAAGAATTGAAGTTAAAAAAAAAGAGAGTAAAATAGCCGAGAAAAAAAGTGTCATATAAGATATAAAAGACCGTTTTCCGAATCGAAATAAACTCATTTTAATTAATTGCCCTCTTCCAAGAGGAGGATATGTAAACGAGCGAGGTATTTCAGTCACTTCAAACGAATTAAGCCTTTTAAACTCGAGTCAACACGGGTGTcggaatggtactttaactcatactcaaactaTTCTAGTTTCATTTAGCAAAAAGTACAACGATCTTATACTGACATAAAGTAAtgaaataaagcgataaaaacataaataaaagagagaaggagAGATATTatatgcaccctcaacctacatgtatctttgAAAAAGGCTTGTGTCGTAATCGATTGTAGATCTtgtctcgaggggccgtcgtcgacgaataCAAATTATTTTTCAAACACGTTTTTTTCTTCGAAATAAAGGCTGTTTTTCAAACTTGACTTGTGAACTTGtttctcaacgaaaattcgaatgGAAAGATGTTTTGTAATCGTGAAGGATTTTAAATTTGAGATATATAAACAAACAGTGGTTTTTTTGGGCGTAAGGGCACAAAATTCGAGGGCAAACAGGGGCTGGTCAGGCTGGAAAACTCGCGAAGACAAAATGCTTGTGCACTCGGTTTTTTGAGATAATTCGAGCTaggttttgagtcgatttttcaTGTGATTTTCTTTGGTTTCAAGGGTTTTATCTGATGTGTGGATGTGTAGGCTTAAGAGTCTCTCTCCATATTTCCTAACCTCTTGAAATGGGGGTGGAAATGAGGTATATATAGGTGTTGGAGATGAGGGTTTCTTAGAGGAGGGGGTAGGGCTTTATTTTGGCTGAAATATGGAGATATTTTAGAGGTTTTGAAGGCTCTAGAAGGCTCTAGAAGGTAGGTTACTTGGAGACGGAGTCATGGATGAATGTAAGCTAAAAATGAATCGGGTTCGAAAGCTTGGAAAAGGGGCAAAGTCACCGCTGAAATGGAGAAAAAAAATGATGGGGGAGGGGAGTGTAGCTAAGGGGATTCGATCCTAGGTCGGTGGAAGAGAGTATGGTGAGTGTTATGCCAATGTTGCATGCTGGTATTCTTGCCCAATTTACACAAAATATGAGCTTTGTGGTTGTTTTAGAAACAAACACCTAAAATCATTTTAACGAGTTTTCAAATCAAACTTTAAAATGATTGATAttcaaaatgatttttcaaaccaaattaAATGATTCAAAACATCAAAaatttatcttattttcaataaaataaatcaagaaatataaattcaaatttaaaaaTGAATTTATCGAGAAAACAAACTATTAATTTAAATGTCATTAAAATTCCATCGATGGCgtccattctacatcgtaaaacgagtcaCAAATAGTGACAATGCCAGACGAaatacatgtcgtcctatcatcatcgggcgtTTGACGGGTTTTCTATAAATGCCAATATCGACAAATACGGGAATCTACAATAAGTCTGGACGGAAAAGGGTTTCGGGTAGGATTAGCCACCTCGCAGAATTTTACCTTAACGCCTTTTCCGTCCTAAAAGAATAAGTCTGGACGAAAAATGGTTTGGGGTAGGATTAGCCAACCCCGCGGAATTCTACCCTAACCCCTTTCCCGTCCTAAAAGAGTGGTAAAGGTTTTGGGTGCAATAGCCTTATCAGTGCATGAAATAGCCTTTTAAATGCATGAAAAAGCAATAATATATGATCATTTTTCCCCTAATCTAAAATAAATTTGTGTATAATCAAACATGAAACTGATCATCAAAAATGGAAAGAATATTTGCAAATATACTTGCAAATATTGTATCTAGAGAATATAATTATTTAGATATATGATTATAATTCCGTTTCCTATATTGTAGAGATTTGATGCCGAGTAGAATATTACTGAATAGAAGAGTCTAGAACGTAGGTATCATCTTGTATATATGTACACTGTTTTCGATCGATTGAAGCAACAAATTATAATCTCTCAATCTGTTTTCCTATTTCACAATTTCACATGGTACGAGAGACTTCGATCcatatttttttaaaacaattaaaaaaatgCCTGGAGAAGACGATAAATCCAAAAGCAGTAAACACAATGAAACCATGTCCATTCCCATGACTTCACCACTCTATCTTCACCCATCGGATAACCCGAACTTGACGTTCACAACTACCATTTTCAATGTTGATAATTACGAATTGTGGACTGATGCAGTCAAGAATGCTCTTGATGCTAAGAACAAGTTGGGATTTGTTAAAGGGACTGTCAAAAAACCCGAGGGCATTGAAGGAGAAGACAATCTCGAGATGGTGGCATGGCGACAGTGCAACACCGTGTTAAAAGCATGGCTAAGAAACGTTATAGATCCAAAGCTACACCCGAGTATAACATTTACGGTAACGGTTTCAAAAATATGGTAAGAGTTAAAAGATCGATTCACAAAAGGAAATGCACCGCGAATCCATCAATTGAAGGGTGAACTGAACGAGTGTAAACAAGGGTGACAATCGGTCATCGAGTATTACACTCATTTGAAGACTATATAGGATGAACTCGCAAACTATAGTCTAGTTTCGAAATTTACTTGTGGTGCTGCAGCCATGTTGACCATGGAACGAGAGGAGGAGAAGGTTCATTAATTTTTGATGGGCCTCGATACGGCATTGTATGGAAACATCCGTACCAATTTTTTGATGGAAGATCCAATCACGTTCCTTACCCGGTCATATTCATTAATACTCCGGGAAGAAGGGCACACCATGATGACAAAAGTGAAGGAGGGAAAGAATGAGGCAGCAATGGCAGTGAAGTCATATGGAGCAGGACGCGGCAGAAGGGGTGGCTTCTCAAGGGCAGATACAGAAGACGaggaaccaccaccaccacaatgtACTCACAGCGGCAAATACTATCATGCCGAGGAAAATTGTTATGACAAGCTTGGGTATGAAGTTGTCAAAAGCCGTGGAAGAGGCAAAGGTCGCAGAGGATTAGGGAGAACTCGAAAGAGCTATGGGCATGGAGGAGGACGCGTCGAAGCACTTGTTCAGCCAAACACGTTTTGTGCCAATGCAGTGGGGAGTAAATCATCAGTGTCGAAGGAAAATGAAGCAATAAGTCAGAATTTGCCTTTTACCAAAGATGAAATTGTGCGCATCTATAGCCTATTGATGACGAGTCTAGAGGGTAGTGATAAACTTACAGGTATGAATGTAAAAATTGTTAATGAATGGTTGATTAATAGCGGGGCTTCTAATCATATGATGGGAAATTAAAGCAAGAGTGCCTTACAAACATTTGAACAGAGATGTCATCACTGGTTGGGTTGCGTGACCGTCGTAAGGAGAATGCACAGGAACATGGAGAAGTGAAGTTGAGCACAAATTTAGTGCTTAAAGATGTCTTATTTGTACCATCGTTAACTTGTAATTTGATATCGGTGCAACAACTGATAAGAGAAAATAATTGCATAATGATAGCTCTGTCGTgtactatcaaaaataaaacctaacggtctcaactagaatgtagtagaggcagtcgagtatcgaatcctcagggaggcggtgcaattatcagttgcctaattctaatcttaaggtaacaattgggggttgttgaattggtttctaaactacgagatttaaaagaagagaaataaaagcaatgaaggcaagaaataagtttaaactatcaagagagaagggacatgtcgggaattcggttcactacggtagtctagtgactcagctgaaaatgactcagacgaattataTGCGAGACGGAATtcgaaaggtcctttcggtccactttctatcctaaattaccactaacttaactttcattctcattagggtagtctactgttcatagcaggcctatttagtccaatctttcgatctaggattaattttagccagattaaaggatgacatagaagcgtgcactcaactaagttgaataaatacaattaaattgctatggtgacaaggtctcacaactaattcatctaattcatttacaacatcgtcacatttctaccgcagatcccctaatcccaacatgaaaggggtttagctactcatgtcgctaattaaactaacagcaattaaattcccagcaataaacattatgaaataaacaataaattgcataaaagtaaattagggcaaaggaataaatGTAACGGAACAAGAGATTAATgcaaacaaaagattaattattaataaaggaagagaaagaattacaatcgatgcgaatccggcgtaaagaacacaaattccaaGCGAAAGCAATCgcgaaataaagttacagtagagaagaATGAAGTACGCAGCAAAAGTTTTGATAGATGCTAAGTAGTAAGTAAAACTGATAATAATAACCTAACTAATGTAGgtttaaatagcaaagtaaatgagtttaacgaaaataaataacacacaggctgtttaaagcccataatcagcgaaaccactcgatcgagtggattaaaaccactcgatcgagcaaaacctcaaccaaatctactcgatcgaccagaaagttactcgatcgagtagatggtctttctACAAGTTAAGGATCAagtataaagtgctcgatcgaccattttgggatgtagaaaccactcgatcgagtggtaaaacaactcgatcgagtactttgacttcatttcagctcaagtccgcgccggactacctcgtaatccgtgccatgaagCTTCCAAACAccgtatctcactctggaaaatcccgtctcctctaaatgcatgcaaaaaggacgaaaaagagtatgattccactactttcgcgttcatttctacaaaatggacaaaacgaaccaaagtagccaattcggggcaaaataccataaaaacagtataaaaatgcatagaaaaacgtgctgaaataggctaaaaagactatacattaggcacgtatcaaatctccccaaaccaaacctttactcgccctcgagtaaactcaaaactatacacaacctaatggaacggaaatgatatctcagagctagcttaacttgtctacttgaaccaatttaatgcaacaaaaactaacagttaaagttAAGCAGTCAATaagcaaacgaattataagtacATTcgtaaatatagccaacctatcgaccttgcaagaccaacaaaatcggactctctcgtggtcactcttctctcatgaagcaaagggtgaatgttatatgtaaaagagagaagaaaagacagtcactcacctaactgcaacctacatagcatgcatgcaacaaaaatgaaagaaaattcaagtactaatgcacacactcacctaaccaataatgtccgtcacagccgagggcttacaattaatttgggaatagtgaggttcaggtgagaaaaggcaaaacatgttatggaaatgtggaggtaaaagcgtcaagctagttcctaacaggaccataatgaaaccatccgaatctcaactgactgaaaaactaagtacaagtgcccttcatttgacACACAACTCACTAAATTCAAACACAACCTCCTCAAAAATAAtgggataaaacggaggagtcagacggtcacaaacttcccttttttaaacaccgtctgaaataactaactgaaacaaacaaccttttttttttcaaacttttctttTACGTGATTCAGCTTTctctttcaattttttttttctttttttttctttctttcttttcacgtctttattttttttctttttcaatactttttctttttcaatactttttctttcttttcctccttcctctatacttacaccaactccaaacaagaaatacgggccaaaatgcaatggaagatcataccacaaaagaacatacaaactagcttgactaggcaggcttagtttgggatgtagctgatgggtcaaaaagtcaaatttggctaatgtggagctaaatgggcccaaaaatataaggaaagggaaatttgcaagcacctccctgcatgtgacaccaaccacaaacccgaatatgtgcatttgacaagaaattgaatgtcataaaagtgcaaaagagacgaacatgctatgcaaggagtactactctcaattcctaatgaactggtcatgaatgtcaccagttatgggctctaaaactcataattttcaagtattttgccaatttatcaggtcaagtctaaacagtctgctatatttgaacaaaaactcgtagactatgcgtatgacaaagctaataactatcaataaaagtgcaaggctcaagtaaaatgacaagttatagtgcattgtcatcatggaaatctaccgttccgactcaacctatatgcaaaaataaacgtgaaattattttgattttttgaaatttttcaattttttttggatttttgatttttaaatgaaataaacaacaatgcaaagctgaaaaataaatgtgaatgcaaaaacaaatgcaaatgcagactcaaaaggatgcaatacccctccccaaaccaaaacggacaacgccctcgttgtcctccagcatacaccagcagatatatacagggggacaggaatatacaaccaacaaaataaaaaaaataaaaataaaggagacaaaataaaagagtaagagatacatacaaaatacgaacttccccaaaccagccagaaaactggggaagtgagtagaccagtagctactcgtcgtcgtcgtcactgcTGTCACGGATCTTCTCCACCACCCGGTACttcgggtctctctcctcctcgctcctcctccgctcctcagcacgagctctctccactACCACCTCtaggtcctcgtcctcctcctcatcagaaaccgggtacccctcaggtgggtaccgaaagaaggaagggtgtggccaaccctctggaatcggtctgtgtcgccgcaagtggtactcgtacagagggtgcaaggcaagagccatgtccctctccatacgagcctgatgCGCTGCAAcgtcaagcaacaaaccgtaaactgcgcccccttggtccaggaccgcgggcgccacaaagggaggaggtggtacgaaagtagccggtaagagcggctcagtctgtgtctggtcagtgggaggtggagtaagagtaggagtggtagtagtagtgggagtaggggtcagatcgggagtagccgtggaaggctgggtactccctgaaggtgtggacccctctccagtctcaagtcgccgcttcttggcggcgggtacaGCAAGAGTGGGTCTGGGTGGAAGGAGAAGGTGAGGTAGTggtggcagacggtggccctttgcGACAGTAggcaagggctcaagacgggggagagtgtcacatggtaagtcaacagacaagaagccgtcaatcttccaagtctggtagtctggggtcagccaatgctgagaaagcatggcttCCAGACTTAGTAGCCTCTCTCCCTGGAGGTACTGcaggtcacgaggccaaacgggcaaaaggcgacgggcaagaatggtggctatccCACGAATGGTTCCCGCCTCCTTATTCCCCTGGCTcagaaggtactgggcggtcaagtaggctatgttgagggtaaaaggaccctcgcagtcgacgttcaggtaaccgcccaggatggagagctcgttgttcgtaatgttgttcggctcctttcggccaaaaatagtgctccccatcagtctaaggaaacaacggacagggggaaggtggacctaatggagctttcgctccctaaaagtggtctgggccagacaccgccaaagcttacggtagaccttcctcggggcagcagtcaagcccgtagaggaaaggtcaagtaacctaccaaactcccctagtgtcatcggaaaggtccggctaaacaaccggaaggacactgaagaactctcggggtcagcctcgtgtgccctgggggagaaggtaaaagaactgaaaaactcgaggctcagctctaaaaaggtacggccTCTCATAGTGATGAGCCCAGGCGTCCCCGTGACccgtagtaagtcacaaaccgactcgtaaatgccgagtctatCTAGTGCCGATTTATCCAAAAATCGGGAAAGTACATGTACACACTTTAGCAGATTATAAAATTTCGTACGGTGTAAagcgttgacgaataatacctgcggataatctgggtgagagtcgagggaagtgtcccctcggaccgTGATCTTGGAAGTAGAAAGCGAAGCGACGGTTgagaagtgctaggagcggaagtagaggtaacaggagctggcgtagctcgagactgtctacgaccccggcctctggaactcaaagcagaagctcgtgaagcgacggtgtgaggaaccagggcCGCTCAGAAGGCAGCTGCGACTGCtggcgagtccgccacaggtgtaaaaGCAGTGGGTGGTGTAAAGGTAGGGGCAGCTATGGCCACCACTGAAGaggaactagcagcagtgctagctgtggtggtgaccgtagaagaagtggcagcctgaactgagctagcaACTGAGCTAGCTGGAGTAAAAACCATCCCTGCAGCTGACACTAGAaacactggggctgcagtggtgactaacGCGGAGGCAGTGGCAACAGTAGGGGCCACTGCCTCACTCAAGGACGGGCTAGAAGTGGTACTAGTGGAAGGTAAagtactagactccatcctgtagGCAAAGCAAGGGGTATGATAAGAAAACaactgctaaccgtggctaaaacagcATGGAAAACCAGCATGTGGCAGTATGTGAATCCCCTACAAGTCGAAAAATTTGACTTTACAGCACATAAGACCCAAcaatcctcaaaaaaaaaaatttgaatagCAGCATGTAAATGGCGATAAGGGTGGGGCATATCAGTCAACAACAAGAGTATGTAAGTGTCAACTGAGGTTAAGTATGGCAAAGGAGCATGTGAACCCGTCTGTCAGTCGAAAATTCGACTGAGGCAGCCCTAATCGCAAAAATTTGCGCACATTCAAATGGAAGCATGTTAGGCATGATAAACATTCTACAAACAGCAGCATTATCGCAACAAGGAAGCTAGCTTAGACAAAACATGTAGAATTCGAATTAAGCATGCAAAAACAGCGATGAAGGGGAattatgatcatcaagcaagataattaagggcatacaaacacaatcaagtcgaaaaattcgaccaacatggattttcgaaccctaaaacctaattttcctcataaaaatgcaaaaataatgaaattaaaatgcaatgaagCTAgaggaaacacttacttgatgaatacaacctacaaatgcaattaatcttcaatcaAACAAGCAAAAGAGGCGATTTTTCGAgctaaaaaccgcaaaccctaaccctcTTTAAAAACCGTGTAAACGAGCACAATCAAGGGGGAAATTAAGGGGTTTTGAAAGATTAAAATGCAAGCAAGAGATTGTAGgaggcggatttggtgatttgggcaagaaattggggatttggggttgATTTTGATCGCAATTAGGGTAGGTTAGACGAAATAAAGGGGATGAAATGAATTAGGAACAAAATATAAGAGTTTAAAGAaaaaactccctgcgtcctattcattttcactcgatcgagtggtttaaaactactcgatcgagggctttgatgatccagttgctcgatcgagtagaattctactcgatcgagaagtccccttttttgctttactcgatcgacctgtaaaagtgctcgatcgaccaaattttcactcgatcgagtacaaaaagtactcgatcgagctcttttctcgcgtaagctctttaatttcgtcatttcttccttcgaatgcgtaaaacttccccaaacctgcataaaaacacatgcaaaaatttcccaaaataccaaatacgcataagaacagtctatagtcttaaatctacgctaaaaactgtctaaaactaattatcctaataaaagcaataaaacaaattcaacggaaattcaaaaattatctattacaaagtgttacacggggcatttccccgctcaattcccaatgcaattcagtagcctctcggtgggctcctgactggaggacgtcatctcagcaacgttga contains the following coding sequences:
- the LOC141651539 gene encoding uncharacterized protein LOC141651539, which produces MPGEDDKSKSSKHNETMSIPMTSPLYLHPSDNPNLTFTTTIFNVDNYELWTDAVKNALDAKNKLGFVKGTVKKPEGIEGEDNLEMVAWRQCNTVLKAWLRNVIDPKLHPSITFTVTVSKIW